The genomic segment AGTACTGTACACTGTGCTGTATGCCCTGTGTGGTTTTCCTCTGAAGGAATGAAACAGATTCACTCCGCAAAAGGTGGTAGGTAGCATTGGAAAGCTGCAGGACTCTTCTCTGGCTTCCGACGGTGGCTCCTAGCAAGGAACCTGCTGTTAACTAGGGGTCCGTAAATCTGGAATCAATGAGAACAAAAGGTTTGGGTTATTTTCAGCATTGTGACCACTTGAAGCATATTCCACCAGTTAGATTTTCAGCTGATTCTCTGTCTGAGGATATTACCTTATGAAAGAGAAACCAGGCCATATCTTCCACTTGGGAATGGACAGGCTGAGGGGTGTAAGGGGAAGGAGAGTTTTGGACAAGGGAGTTACAATTGTTTTGAGATGGAAGATACCTTAGGCCAAGGCAGCTCCCTCAAGTTTTAAAAGTCAAACAATGCCCAGATAATCAAAACAAAGTAATTATCCGGGTAATTTAGACACTTATTTCTCTCTTGGCTTGGTGCCAGGGACCACGTCATTCTGATTGCATGAGTCCTCTCCAAAGGAATCCAGAAATGAAAAGGTCAGTTAGTTAGTATTAataacagccccccccccccaatcgggctctctgctcagcagggagcctgcttctccctctctctctctctgctcctcctccctgcttgtgccatctctttctctcactctcaaataaataaaatcttttaaaaaattaacaatggggcagcccgggtggcttagcggtttagcgccactttccgcccaggttgtgatcctggagacctgggattgagtcccacgtcaggctccctgcatggagcctgcttctctctctctctctctctctctctctctctctgtgtgtctttcatggattaaaaaaaaaaattaacaacaaatctcctctccttccctgacaAGCTTACTGAGGCATCTTTTCACCTGTTTGACCTTGGCTGGGGACTCCAGAGGTGGATATGAAGTAGTCTCTAACCAAGAGAGTGAAGAGCCCCAGCTGCAGTAGAGTTCTGGCCTTTTATGTGTTGGTACCATTTGAACCTAAAAGCAGCGGTTGTGGGGCCTGTGGTAGCTAAATGTAGGTGGCAGGTGGTGTCATCCTTATCTTCACATGCTGCTCTCCCAAAGTGTGTGCCTGTACCTTGCCCCAGCGCCTTGGTCTCTATTTGTCACTTGGGTGGAACAGTCCTATGGGAAGGGGTGACTAGAGAGGTCTTGTGAAGACTGAGGAGAATGGAACGATGACCCCACTCTATAGGAcctggcttggggtgggggtgtgctaATTGTCTTGGATTCCTAGACTTTGAGCCAAGAGATCTCAAATTCTTTTCACACAATTGTGAGGCCAAGAAGGGACACGACTGGAGTGAAATAATAATGTCACTGTTTGTGTTGTCTTTCTTCCCAAGGCCTCATTGCATACACGGTGAGAACTCAATTATCCCACTATtggaaaatctcagaaaaaggcaaaaatacgCATGGAACTGGGACCTTCAATCACACAGTAGCGCACCTGTGTTTGGGGAAACCACGATGTTACCGTGACAGCAGAACACGTGTGGTCCCCaactcaagaaagaaagaatacaggAGCTAGCGTTTGCTCAAGCTTTTGGAAAGGAAGGGCTGTGCCGGGGGCGAGCGGGCCTGAGGTTCCCGAGAGGGCGGGGCCCCAGCGGCCGAGGGGGTGGGATCCTCGGAGGGCGGAGCTTTCGGTCTCCAAGGAGACGGCTGCTCCCAGCAACCTGGCGGGCGTTGATCGGAGACCCGGCGCGATGGACTCCGAGAGCCTCCTGCTGTCGCTGGAGCTGGCATCCGGCAGCGGCCAGGGCCTCAGCCCCGACCGCCGGGCCTCGCTGCTCACTTCCCTAACGCTGGTGAAGCGCGACTACCGCTACAGCCGGGTCCTTTTCTGGGGCCGCATCCTCGGCCTCGTCGCCGATTACTACATCGCGCAGGGCCTGAGTGAGGACCAGCTCGCACCACGCAAGACACTCTACAGGTGGAGGCGACGTCCTAGCAGGCcgcggcgcccccccccccgcccggctccTAAAGGGGGTGTCACCTGGCGGCCGGGAAGGGGTGGGGCCTACGGGCTCGCGGCCGCGGGTGGTGAAGTCTGGGGAGACCCGACAGAccggggggcgggccggggccgaAACTTGCTGCGGAGGATTAGGGGGGCAGGTCCTGAGAAAGTGcggagcaggggcggggggcaaggAGGAGAGACATTTGGACGCGGGTGGGTTTATAATACAGGCAGGGCCACGAACGGAGGCGGAGCAAGGCGAGAGTTCCCGGAGAACGGGGACCTGTAGCCGCCAGGTGGACGCCTGACATTCCGAAGACCGCAGTTTCCAGAAGGGTCAGGAGCCTTGGAGGGTAATGAGGTGCTATTTGGAAGCGGGTCCAGAAGCGCCTTGGGTGGAGGAGTTGGCCCACGAAAGGAGGCGGCGCTCTGCTAAGTAGAGAACgaatgaggaagggagaggagggattTAGAATCAGGGAAAATTCTCCAGACGCTTACCTACCGCCCAGGGCCACCCCACCTCCTTCTTAAGTGCCCCCAGCGACGTCAGGAAGCTCACCAATTTACAAAGCAAGCCATTCAGGCCGCGGGGATTCAGAGACTTCATTCATCTGTCCACGCATCAGCCCAGCATTGATTGGTGGCCTTCTGTGTAGACTTGGGCTTACAGAGATGGCTAAGACTCACCCGTCTCCAAGTCATTCACATCCTAGGAAGGAACACTGACACATAACCCAGCAACTACAACCAAGCGTGTTAACCCCAGAGCAGAGGGGTATGCAAAGGGGGACCAAGGTGGGGCCTTCTAGAGAGCAATTAAATAAGATTGCTAAGGGAGTAACTCGTGGAGATCTGAAAGATGATCAGGGATTCCCTAGGAAAGTGTGGGGGAAAGGCACTGCCAGCTGGAGGGAATGGTTCTGCAGAGGTGGCTGGAGTGTTTGGGAGAACAGCATGTAGGTAAACCTGACACCAGATGGAGAGGCCAGGGGACTGGGCTTTGTTCAGAGGCTATGGAGAGCCAGAGAGCCATTGAGGAGCCTCAAACAAGCAGAGTCTGCTCAGATCTGAGTGGGCAGCTGGGCCTGAAGTGGGTGAGCATTCAGGAGGCTGTTGCAGGGTTCGGGTGAAGGAGACTGCAAGGAAGAAGGAGCTGAGGAACGGAGGTCAGAGTTGGGTTGGAAAGATGTAAGCAGTGGCACTGGCCAGACTTGGGCCCTGAATGGGAGAGGTGAAGAAAAGATCAAGGTTGACCCCTCCTTTCAGCTAAGGCAGTTGGGTAAAGGCTGGTGTCACCCCCTGGAATGGAATTCCAGAAGCAGGACTAGGAAAGCCCCATTGAACTTGGTAAGAGGTGCCTGGGGGGCAGCCTAGAGTCCGAACAAAAATTCTGGACTGAGGATGGAAATTTGGGCCTCATTTTATtccataagtttttatttcttccagtgtctactatgtgccaggcgtTGATCCAGGCACCAGGAATTCAGTAGAAAATGAGACAAAGTCCTTGTCTTCATGGAGTCTAaattgtagtgtgtgtgtgtgtgtgtgtgttgggggtggggtggggaagacaaTAAATAAACGCACATACATATCTAGAGAATACAGGATGCagtactgctttttttttttttttttacgattttatttattcatgagagagacagagagaggcagagacataggcagagggagaagcaggctccccgcagggagtcagatgcaggacttgatccctggacgccgggatcacaccctgagctgaaggcagatgctcaaccgctgagccacccaggtgccccagtactattttatttatttattttaaaaattttatttatccatgagagagagagagagaggcagagacacaggcagggggagaagcaggttccatgcagggagcccaacgtgggacttgatcccaggtctccaagatcaagctctgagctgaaggcggcactaaactgctgagccacctaggcgccctggTACTATTTTAAATAGGGGGATCAGAGATAGTCTCTCTGATAAGGTAACATTTATGAAGAGAACTGAAGCAACTGAGAGCGAGCtatgtgtttatttgagggaTGAGAATTCcaggcaagtgcaaaggccccaagGCAGATGTGTACTCAGTGTTGGTGGAACCTCACAGAGGCTAGTGTGGCTGGAGAGGAGTATATGAGGGGGAACATTGTAGGACATGAGGTCAGAGACATAAGGGACCAGAGGGCTTTGTGGGGCATTGCAAGGACATAGCTTAATGGGAAGAAAGCTTCTACACAGAAACATGATCTGACAGCTGGGTGGGAACTAGACAAAAGGGAGCAGGTACAGACCTGGGCAGACCAGTTAGGAGGTTACCGTAATGGTATAGAAGTAAGAGTAGATAGGGGCTGAGACCAGCGAGGAGCAGTGGAAGTGGTGAGAGGTGGTTGGGTTCTGGAGACCAACTAGATAGTAGCTGGGGCTCTGAGAGGTGGGCCAGCCTGTAGGGAAACCAGAGGGGTGAGGATGGGTCTGGAATACTTCCGgcggcagaggagggagaggggagatggcaaaggaaacagaagtggAATGCACTTGTTGGCTTTGAGGTTCCGTGGATGTCCTCCTAAGCAGTTCTGTGGGGTGCCGGGGGCAGAAGCGACCACAGGGGAAAGGCTTCCACGGGGAAGGCCATTCTGAGATTATTGTTCGGAGCTGGAGGAGGAGTAAGGAACAGGAAAAGGCTATTTTCTGGCAGGGCAGGATTTGAGGGCTGTTGGTGTAGAAAGCcaagaagtttttttgttttttaagattttacttatttattcatgagagacacaggcagagagagaagcaggctgacgtgggactggatcccgggtctccaggatcacgccctgggctgagggtggcactaaactgctgagccacctgggctgccaagAAGTTTTGAAGTTGAGAAAGGAGCCAGTGGAGTGAGAAGGGCAGAAAGATGAGCAGGGCCCCCTTGCCTCCGTCCAGGGCCTGTGGGTTAGAGAGGAGCCGGAGGACGCCCTCTCCTGGCAGGAGTGGGGAAGAAGGGACGGAGACCAGTGCTGGAGACCTCAGAGGTCGGGTCTTGGGGCCTGCAGCCGCTTTCCTGAGAAATGGGGGAAGGATGGCCATGCTCTTGGCTCAGGAGGCCGACTGAGCATGAATGTAGGGCCTACCAAAACAGAGGTGCCTGTAACTGAGGAATGTTCAGCTTCTAGAAACCCATCAGGAATTTCACAGTGGAGGTATCTAGGAAGAAGTTCTTGGAATTTTGGTACACATGAAGCTTTTGTGaccttttacaaaataaatttgtatttgccTCACACATGGGGGTGGGGTACAGCATAGGCACGCATGGCTTGGAGGGGAGAGGTGTGACTCCCAACAGTTTTTCTTGGGCCTCATCCCTCAAGAGAAGGGGCGGTGGCAGGAAGCCTGGAAACCAGGATCATGAGGATGTTGTTGGCAGCCTGAACTGTATGGAGTGGAGCCTCTTGCCCCCCGCCACGGAAGAGATGGCAGTGGAGACGTCTGTGGTGAAGGGCCGCTTCATGGGGGACCCCTCGCATGAGTACGAACACACTGAGCTGCAGAAGATGAAGGAGGGTGAAAAGGTCTTTGAAGAAGAAGTAGTGGTGAGTGAAGACAAGAGGAGGAGGACAAAGAGAGCCCAGCCCAATAGAAATTATGGTGGCAACAGCAGAACCCCACATAGCTCCTGGGTGGCAGGCTGGGCCACTCTGTCAGGAGCCTGGctctgggcagggggctgggagggtgggTCTGCACTGTGTTCTAGGGTAATGGGATATGTACAGGAAGGctcttgtatcttttttttttttaagattttaaaaatttattcatgagagacacacagagagaggcagagacacaggcagagggagaagcaggctccctgcagggagcctgatgtgggactcaatcccaggacctgggatcacaccctaagccaaaggcagatgctcaaccactgagccacccaggtgtccctaattttgttttaaatatatacatagaaagagagaagagaaggaagtatGCCAATATGTTGTTAGTGATTATCTTTAGGAGGTGGGattatgaatgattttatttttttgcatatattataaACTATTTCTATATTACCTAAGTGTTCTACAGTGATCatggttgtttttatattttaaaaaagcaaaataagcaacATTTACATATAATGATGGGATGGTATGTTTCTGGAAGAGTATATAAGAAACCATGAACAGTGGTTGTCTCCAGTGAGGGCAGTTGGAGGGTCAGGGATGGAGTGGGAGACACTGCCTTAAAATATTGcaccaccagggcagccctggtggtgcagcggtttagtgccgcctgcagcccagggtgtgatcctggagaccccggatcgagtcccatgttgggctccttgcatggagcctgcttctccctctgcctctgtctccccccacctctctctttctctctgtgtgtgtgtgtgtgtgtctctcatgaataaataaataaaatcttaaaaaaaattgcaccaCCAGTATGTATTACCAATTTAAAAGAGATATTCAgaagaatgaaggaggaaaagaggggaggcaggaagggaggaaatCTTGAGAGGAGGGAAGTCAAGGGCTTGCCCAGCATGATTCTCCATGGACCTAGCATCTACACTGTGGTGACCCAGGTCAGATGGTCCCTTGGTCCCTTGCACCAGAAATGAGTGGGCACAGCACTCTGGCAGGTTGGCTTGTCTCCTCAGGTCCAGATCAAGGAAGAAAACCGTTTGGTGTCTGTCATCGACCAGATTGACAAGGCTGTGGCTGTCATCCCTCGAGGAGCCCTTTTTAAGACCCCTTTTGGACCCATCCATGTCAATCGGACCTTTGAAGGTGAGTTCTCCAAGGCCTCTGTCAAGGGCTGGAGGGCGTCTTTTCCCAAGCACAGGGAACACATTTCTGGGAGTCCTGGAGAACCTGTCCACTTCCTCAGAGAAAGAACAGCTGTGGCCATACAGCTGTATGGGAGCTTGGGAGGATGTGCTCAATGGCCTGGCATTGGTGGTTGGCATGGCTGCCCAATCACTGGACCCTGACTCCTTTCTGCCTAAGGGTAGGAGAGCATTTGGCCATCTGGGTCCCTGGGCTTTGCGTGGGTCTGGGCGCCCTGCCTTCCTCACCTTCTTCATTGGTGTCTCCTTATTGCGGGGTCTGGACCAAGCCTGACTCCTTCTCCCTTTACTTCCCTGTCAGTATCTGCCTGAGTCCTTTCCCCTCCACGTGGTCCCCATGCGTGGAGAAAGGGGGGTTGTGGGGTTTGGGGCTGACCATCCCTTCCTACCCACTGCCTCTTTTTAGGACTGTCCTTGTCTGAAGCCAAGAAGCTTAGTTCCTACTTCCACTTTAGGGAGCCTGTTGAGCTGAAGAACAAGACCTTACTTGAGAAGGCTGACCTGGACCCCTCCCTGGACTTCATGGACTCCTTGGAGCATGACATCCCCAAAGGTAATAGCCTATTACTTGGAGGACATTGGATCTGCCCCCAGGTCAGAGCAGTGGGCCATGCCGCCTGCCATTCTCCTCTGAGATTGGAACCAACGACCCGAGTGGGAACTGGTGGTTCATGGGGGGTCCTGGTGGGTGGGGGCTTCCCCCCAGAGCCTGGTACAGGGCTCAGCTTATAATAAACAGTCGGTACATGTCTGCAGACAAAAGGAAGCACCGTGTTCCATGTGCTTCCACAGACAGCAAGTCTCCCAGTGCCTCTTCTGATTTCCAAATCAATGTTGAAGGAGGCAAGTTTTAGTCCTCCCCTAAACATCTCCAAAAACCTCTCTGAAGTCCTAGCCACGCGTCCATCCCGACTGTTAGTTTTGGGGTGAGatccagtgcttggcacatagctgGTGTGCAGTTAAGTGTGTGCTGAGCGACGGAAGGGCAAACCACCTGCCAAGGAAATGAGTTCTGTACATTTGCTTCCTGCTATATGGagctttttaaatcttaaaacatacaGCCTCAGAGGTCTTCCTGTTCTTGAGGGTCCAGCCGGCCCTGGCACACACCCAGCAGTTGGGGGTGGGGTCACAGAGCTCCTACATCCTCCCCATCCTGGCTGTCCAGTAGGGAAGAGCGTGTCCCGGGAGGACACTCTTACTTGGATGCTGTGTGCCAGGACAGGTGCCAAGCTCTGGGCAATCGGGGGCGAGGCCCAGGGCACCGATGCAGGGctcctgcctctttccctccccatgtTTGGGGTTTCTGAGAACTTCTTTCACCTGCAGAGACCTGCTGTCAATGACGGCAGTGATAACAATAAGGGTAATGACAGGAATGGCAACTCCTGAGAGCAATGGCCCTGCTAGTGCTTAGGGCGCTGTGCTCAGCCCCCACCACACCTTCTCTCATTTTCATCTTCACAGCCACTCTACAGGGCGGCTACTgttaccatccccattttacaggtgaggaaacaggcttggAGCGTTAAACCCAAGGACACGGTGACCCTTAGACTCCAGGGCTCTGGAGTGAACTGTGGTGTCAAGTgaatttgtgtttccttttcaGTAGACAGTGGCAATGGCGAGACAGTATTCGCCCCCACTGTGTGGGGTACCACTTCTGGGGAGCCCGGCATACTCccagctggggcggggggcgggggcaggcaaTGGCGGAGGCTCTGCCATCAGATGGCCTCAGCTGGGATCCCGaatctgccacttactagctgtgtggccctggggcAGGCCCCCCATTACCTCATTCCTAAAAGGGAATAATGGTATTTTCTACCTCATTGGGTTGTTATGAGAACTGAATGAGTCAATGCACATACCAGATGCTTATAGTAGTGCCTAACACATAGGACTCAAACGAaaattagtaattattattagtGTTATTTTTAGTGGCAGAAAGGGCACAGAGGGGAGTTGGGGCAGGCCTAGGAGGACTGAGGAGGCCAAGGGGTAGGAGGCCTAGAGCAAGGTGGTGGGAGCTGTCGGCGGCTTGTGAGCAGGTCTGTGACAATACGGCGGTGGTGCACAGATGGATGGAATAGGGCCAAGTGGGGATCTGAAGGCCATTTCATGGCTTCTGCGATGCCCCAGGGCCGGCGATGGTCCCAAGTGGGTACCGGCAACCACCAAGGAATGGCCACTCTGGCCTCTGCCACATGGGGGTACCCTAGTCAAACCTCCCTGAGCATAGACGGGGGGTCCTTGAACTGTGGGGGAGATAAAGAAGGTTGGTAGGGGCTGGGGCACTTCTCTCCTGTGAGACACACTTTCCAGACTCCCATTATCTCCCCCAACTCTGTGCTCCCAGCCTGGCCGGAAGCCAGAAGGCTCTGCACGTCCTGGGTTGATACAGGAAGCCAGGCACACTGTGGCGGTGGGACTCAGCACCAAGGTCTGGGGGGTGGGCTGAGAAAAGTCCTCTTAATGCTTCTAATCTGGGGGTAGtagccctgcctgccccctcaATCTGGGTGTGGCTGGAGAGCCCTGCTGCCGGCTGACTTCTCTCACCTGCAGCTGGATGCTCCAGGCCCAGGGATATGGGTGGTCCACAGTGCTGGCTGGTCAGGTGCCTGACACACAAGTGCCTCCTCCCCCTTGGAGCTTCCTCCTCTGAGCggtgggagcagagaggagggtgcTCTTGCCTTTGCAGCAAAGACCAAAGCCAACTAGATGGGGTGTGGGTCTACCTAAGGGAACCTCATCCACCCTGTCTGCCCTTTTCATTTTGGTTAGAGGGGACAAAGAAGGTAGCTGTGTCTCCCTGCAGCTGGGGTTGTAAGATAGGGAACTTTGGGGGGGTCTTCCTAAGGGATGTTGGGGTCACGCTGATGTGTCTAGTCAGCACTGAATTCACAGAATTCACTGGTAAGAACCTGGGCCTGGGAGGTAGGTGAGTTGCAGTGGCCTGAGGCCCTGGACATCTGCCCCTAAACGGTGGGTCTCAAGGCTGAAGGACCAACTGATGGTTCAGCGTGCCCTGGCATGTGGCTTTGTCCTCGGTGCTGGAGCCGTGGTGGCTGAGGGCTCCTGGCTGCACCCTGGGAAACCTCACAGTTTACGGGCCTCCAGCTCACTGCCTCCCAGAGCCACCATCAGAAAACCTCTGGACATCAGGCCCAGCACTTCCTCATGGTGACTTGCTTGGGGccatggtggtgggggtggtaaGGGGAAAAGCAGACACTCAGATTCAGCTCGCAGCCCCCCTTCCTCACCTGCCAGTGAAGGAGATGCTGCTGTGGGGGTGCCGTCTGCCTGGCTGCAAAGTGAGGCCAGAATCCCAGGGAAGAGTTCCCCGGGACGCCAGCACTGGCTGGGAGGACTGGAATTTGACAGTCGTTTTCTGCCCAGGTAGGATCATCGTTTCCTTTCTGGGGCTGTGGTGGACTCCACGCCGCCCGTTAGTGGGTACCGTTGAGGCTGGAGGGCTCCTGGGCCTGTGGAGGCAGGCCAGTCTTGGCTGTAGGGAGCATGGGAGGTATGGCGCCCGGTGCCGCCACTGcccacctgggctgtcctgccTTGCCCCGGCATCTGCGGAGGTTTGTGCGAGTGAGTAGCTCTGGGGGCAGAACTGTCCTCCTGGTGGACGGAGGGCGACCGCCAGTTCTCTGAGCCCGGGCTGCAGTCAGGTGAGAGAGATGGAGCAGTGGGTCGGGCCAGACTTCTGGGTAGCACTCTGCCATTCAGTGCTCCCCAACCGTTCATGCCATCAGGAAATGGCCACTGGGCAGGTGCTGCGTGCCAGGCAGCGGGGTGCCCTCGCCAGCAGGACACTGCTGTCCCAAACTCACAGAGGTTTGGGAAGATCAAATGAACCAGGATGGGAAGTGGAAATATAAAACGAGAGGTGCCTCATGAACAAGGTCACTGGTGCCCTGGGAAGCAGAGCGGGGTCCGGCGCGGAGGACAGAGCTCCTCTCCTTACTCCACTCGGGGGTTGGAGCCCACAGATCTCAGGAGACGCGGGCCAGGAGGGCGGCTGGGGCTCCGGCGCGCGTGAGCCAGGCACCAGTGCCCAGTGCAGGCAGCAGAGGGCAGCAAGGGGCCTGCCTGCCGGGAAAGCCACCTTTAAAATGTAGTGGTGGTGGCGaggaagagggggtgggggagtcagGAACAGGGAGGCAGGTGAGGAACACGGGGCGGATCAGCTTTCTCggggtgtgtgtgcaggtggctcctccccccagcccctcaaGCCTGGCTGACTGGTGCCCGGCCTCCAGGACTCGCCCATCAGGTAAGGCGTTCTGCTTCCCTGCCCACCGCGGCCAGGGGATTTGACCATAACTTGTGGCCCTGGTGTCAGAGGAGTGACTGCTCTGAGAAGCGACCCATGGCTACTTCTGCACGTGTGACAGGCGGTGTGGGGCTGGTCTGAGGAGAACGTTTAAAACCACCTGCCGTGGCTGGAGAGCCCGGATCCACAGTCTGGCCCATTCTCTCCCTGAACCCTAATCTCAGAGCTTTGCTGCCCTTCTCCCGGGAGGGCAGGAGAAGGCAATTACGATTTGCATGCATACCCGGCCCGAGGCTCCCACTAGCAAGGGGACACCCCTAGGCTACGCACACACAGGAGGACTTCCTGCCAACAGGCTCCATTCCTGATGTACCTGCTTGCCCTCTACCACAACCTCAAAAAACAGCTTGTCAGAGTGTCTgtcagggggcaggaggggcgtTTTGGGAGACTTGGGAGAGACCAGGGCCACGGGAGGGGGCTCCCCTGGAGCTCtgagaggaggaggtggcagtGGCTGAG from the Canis lupus dingo isolate Sandy chromosome 12, ASM325472v2, whole genome shotgun sequence genome contains:
- the RSPH9 gene encoding radial spoke head protein 9 homolog isoform X1; amino-acid sequence: MDSESLLLSLELASGSGQGLSPDRRASLLTSLTLVKRDYRYSRVLFWGRILGLVADYYIAQGLSEDQLAPRKTLYRQGHERRRSKARVPGERGPVAARWTPDIPKTAVSRRVRSLGGLNCMEWSLLPPATEEMAVETSVVKGRFMGDPSHEYEHTELQKMKEGEKVFEEEVVVQIKEENRLVSVIDQIDKAVAVIPRGALFKTPFGPIHVNRTFEGLSLSEAKKLSSYFHFREPVELKNKTLLEKADLDPSLDFMDSLEHDIPKATLQGGYCYHPHFTGSWSIQMERGNALVVLRSLLWPGLTFFHAPRTKNYGYIYMGTGEKNIDLPFML
- the RSPH9 gene encoding radial spoke head protein 9 homolog isoform X2, with the protein product MDSESLLLSLELASGSGQGLSPDRRASLLTSLTLVKRDYRYSRVLFWGRILGLVADYYIAQGLSEDQLAPRKTLYSLNCMEWSLLPPATEEMAVETSVVKGRFMGDPSHEYEHTELQKMKEGEKVFEEEVVVQIKEENRLVSVIDQIDKAVAVIPRGALFKTPFGPIHVNRTFEGLSLSEAKKLSSYFHFREPVELKNKTLLEKADLDPSLDFMDSLEHDIPKATLQGGYCYHPHFTGSWSIQMERGNALVVLRSLLWPGLTFFHAPRTKNYGYIYMGTGEKNIDLPFML
- the RSPH9 gene encoding radial spoke head protein 9 homolog isoform X3, with product MDSESLLLSLELASGSGQGLSPDRRASLLTSLTLVKRDYRYSRVLFWGRILGLVADYYIAQGLSEDQLAPRKTLYSLNCMEWSLLPPATEEMAVETSVVKGRFMGDPSHEYEHTELQKMKEGEKVFEEEVVVQIKEENRLVSVIDQIDKAVAVIPRGALFKTPFGPIHVNRTFEGLSLSEAKKLSSYFHFREPVELKNKTLLEKADLDPSLDFMDSLEHDIPKGSWSIQMERGNALVVLRSLLWPGLTFFHAPRTKNYGYIYMGTGEKNIDLPFML